A genome region from Sphaerisporangium krabiense includes the following:
- a CDS encoding glucose-6-phosphate isomerase, producing MDMSITFGDEAVAAEAAAAVRKLAEEGVPEALSRGDASLWGGEAESEARIRLGWLDLPTTSRELLPEISKLVERARAENLEHVVLAGMGGSSLAPEVICATSDVALTVLDTTDPGQVRRALADRLDRTILVVSSKSGSTVETDSHRRIYEQAFRDAGIDPADRIVVVTDPGSPLEQAAIESGYTVILADPNVGGRYSALTAFGLVPSALAGADIGRLLDQAAEVRPQLAGGEGNPGLELGAALGAAALAGRDKLVLEDSLSAINGLPDWIEQLIAESTGKQGKGILPVVGADPNEADDELVAGIDTEGGVQVDGPLGAQFLIWEYATAVAGRMLGINPFDQPNVAESKENTARILGDGGDGALPTGAPALVDGPVEVYGDLPADVKDLSGVFTALLEQIPDRGYLAILAFLDREAAFDVPVPPEASFEEITDIWAAHDPATLQGLLAFRTDHPVTFGWGPRYLHSTGQYHKGGPQNGVFLEITGAVEEDLQVPGRPYTLGRLQLAQALGDLDALRGRGRPVVRLHLTDRKAGVRHLLDAAREV from the coding sequence ATGGATATGTCTATAACGTTCGGTGACGAGGCGGTGGCCGCGGAGGCCGCCGCGGCCGTGCGGAAGCTCGCCGAGGAAGGCGTGCCCGAGGCGCTGTCCCGCGGCGACGCGTCGTTGTGGGGCGGGGAGGCGGAGTCCGAGGCGCGGATACGCCTCGGCTGGCTCGACCTCCCCACCACCTCGCGCGAGCTGCTGCCCGAGATCAGCAAGCTCGTCGAGCGCGCCCGCGCGGAGAACCTGGAGCACGTCGTGCTCGCGGGCATGGGCGGCTCATCCCTGGCCCCCGAGGTCATCTGCGCCACCTCCGACGTGGCGCTCACCGTGCTGGACACCACCGATCCCGGCCAGGTGCGGCGCGCGCTCGCCGACCGCCTCGACCGCACGATCCTCGTCGTGTCCAGCAAGAGCGGCTCGACCGTCGAGACCGACAGCCACCGCCGCATCTACGAGCAGGCGTTCCGCGACGCCGGCATCGACCCGGCCGACCGCATCGTCGTGGTCACCGACCCCGGCTCCCCCTTGGAGCAGGCGGCGATCGAGTCCGGCTACACCGTGATCCTCGCCGACCCCAACGTGGGCGGCCGCTACAGCGCCCTCACCGCCTTCGGGCTGGTGCCGAGCGCGCTGGCCGGGGCCGACATCGGGCGCCTGCTCGACCAGGCCGCCGAGGTGCGCCCGCAGCTCGCCGGCGGCGAGGGCAACCCGGGCCTGGAGCTCGGCGCGGCCCTCGGCGCCGCCGCGCTGGCCGGCCGCGACAAGCTCGTCCTGGAGGACAGCCTGTCGGCGATCAACGGCCTGCCCGACTGGATCGAGCAGCTCATCGCCGAGTCCACCGGCAAGCAGGGCAAGGGCATCCTGCCCGTCGTCGGCGCCGACCCGAACGAGGCCGATGACGAGCTCGTCGCCGGCATCGACACCGAAGGCGGCGTCCAGGTCGACGGGCCGCTCGGCGCGCAGTTCCTGATCTGGGAGTACGCGACCGCGGTCGCGGGGCGGATGCTCGGCATCAACCCCTTCGACCAGCCGAACGTCGCCGAGTCCAAGGAGAACACCGCCCGCATCCTGGGCGACGGCGGCGACGGCGCGCTGCCGACGGGCGCCCCGGCGCTGGTCGACGGCCCGGTGGAGGTCTACGGCGACCTCCCCGCCGACGTGAAGGACCTGTCGGGCGTGTTCACCGCGCTGCTGGAGCAGATCCCCGACCGCGGCTACCTGGCGATCCTGGCGTTCCTGGACCGCGAGGCCGCCTTCGACGTGCCGGTGCCGCCGGAGGCGTCGTTCGAGGAGATCACCGACATCTGGGCCGCGCACGACCCGGCGACCCTGCAGGGCCTGCTGGCGTTCCGCACCGACCACCCGGTCACGTTCGGATGGGGCCCGCGTTACCTGCACTCGACCGGGCAGTACCACAAGGGCGGCCCGCAGAACGGCGTCTTCCTGGAGATCACCGGCGCCGTCGAGGAGGACCTGCAGGTCCCGGGCCGGCCGTACACCCTCGGACGGCTCCAGCTCGCGCAGGCGCTCGGCGACCTGGACGCGCTGCGCGGCCGCGGCCGTCCGGTGGTGCGGCTGCACCTCACCGATCGCAAGGCCGGCGTCAGGCACCTGCTGGACGCCGCACGGGAGGTCTGA
- the tal gene encoding transaldolase: MSENLKRLTDQGVSIWLDDISRERLRTGDLQSLIRDKHVAGVTSNPTIFASALSKGDAYDPQLRDLAVRGVDVGEAVRAITTFDIRWAADVLRPVFEATGGVDGRVSIEVDPRLANESSERTVAEARALWWLVDRPNVFIKIPATLAGLPAITQALAEGISVNVTLIFSLERYRAVLDAWLTGLEQAKAGGLDLSKIESVASFFVSRFDTEVDKRLEKIGTPEAQELKGKAAVANARLAYAAYEEVMSGPRWQALRAAGARPQRPLWASTGVKNPEYPDTLYVDQLVTSGTVNTMPEKTLDAVADHGNIDGDTVRPHYEQAWNTMAALKQAGIDYDDVVRALEDEGVEKFVTSWNELLGTVAAELKKAS, from the coding sequence ATGAGCGAAAACCTGAAGCGCCTCACCGACCAGGGCGTCTCGATCTGGCTGGACGACATCAGCCGCGAGCGCCTGCGCACCGGCGACCTGCAGTCGCTGATCCGCGACAAGCACGTCGCCGGCGTCACCTCCAACCCCACGATCTTCGCCTCCGCCCTGAGCAAGGGCGACGCCTACGACCCGCAGCTGCGCGACCTGGCGGTCCGCGGCGTGGACGTCGGCGAGGCGGTCCGGGCGATCACCACCTTCGACATCCGCTGGGCGGCCGACGTGCTGCGGCCGGTGTTCGAGGCGACCGGCGGCGTGGACGGCCGGGTGTCCATCGAGGTGGACCCGCGCCTGGCCAACGAGTCGTCCGAGCGGACCGTGGCCGAGGCCCGCGCGCTGTGGTGGCTGGTCGACCGCCCGAACGTCTTCATCAAGATCCCCGCCACGCTGGCGGGCCTGCCGGCGATCACGCAGGCGCTGGCCGAGGGCATCAGCGTCAACGTCACGCTGATCTTCTCGCTGGAGCGTTACCGCGCGGTCCTGGACGCCTGGCTAACCGGCCTGGAGCAGGCCAAGGCCGGCGGCCTGGACCTGTCGAAGATCGAGTCGGTGGCGTCGTTCTTCGTCAGCCGGTTCGACACCGAGGTGGACAAGCGGCTGGAGAAGATCGGCACGCCGGAGGCGCAGGAGCTGAAGGGCAAGGCGGCGGTCGCCAACGCCCGCCTGGCCTACGCCGCCTACGAGGAGGTCATGAGCGGGCCGCGCTGGCAGGCGCTGCGCGCGGCCGGGGCGCGCCCCCAGCGGCCGCTGTGGGCGTCCACCGGTGTGAAGAACCCGGAGTATCCCGACACCTTGTACGTCGACCAGCTCGTCACCTCCGGCACGGTCAACACCATGCCCGAGAAGACGCTCGACGCGGTCGCCGATCATGGCAACATCGACGGCGACACCGTCCGGCCGCACTACGAGCAGGCGTGGAACACCATGGCCGCGCTCAAGCAGGCCGGCATCGACTACGACGACGTGGTGAGGGCATTGGAGGACGAAGGCGTCGAGAAGTTCGTCACCTCGTGGAACGAGCTGCTCGGGACCGTCGCGGCCGAGCTCAAAAAGGCGAGCTGA
- the tkt gene encoding transketolase, giving the protein MSSELVPDLEWTDSDRRAVDVIRALAMDAVEKAGSGHPGTAMSLAPAAYLLFQRVLRHDPTDPGWVGRDRFVLSAGHSSLTLYIQLFLSGYGLTVEDLAGLRQWDSLTPGHPEHGHTLGVETTTGPLGQGIGNAVGMAMAQRRERGLFDPGAAPGESPFDHHIWCIASDGDIEEGISHEVSALAAHQKLGNLNVIYDANHISIEDDTAISLSEDVAARYEAYGWHVISVDWTETGEYVENVDKLYEAYRAAVAETDRPTLIKLRTIIGWPAPNKQNTGKIHGAAIGAEEVAATKEILGLDPAKNFQVPEEVLGHAREVAERGRAAHARWNEEYERWRAANPDNAALFDRISVRRLPAGWEEALPVFEPGKAMATRKASGTVLNALAPVLPELWGGSADLAESNNTTMEGEPSFIPEEYQTKLFPGNRYGRTLHFGIREHGMGAILNGIALHDGTRPYGGTFLVFSDYMRPAVRLAALMGLPVTYVWTHDSIGLGEDGPTHQPVEHLWALRAIPGLDVVRPADANETSAAWKAVLEHTDRPAALALSRQNLPVYEGTRDFEKVAKGAYILEEASTGQPKVVIIGTGSEVELAIGARRILEDEGIPARVVSMPCVEWFNAQDDAYKQLVLPPSVRARVAVEAGIALGWRQFVGEEGEVVSLEHFGASAPYKTLYEQFGLTAERVATAAKGSLAKTGADKGQTTGN; this is encoded by the coding sequence TTGAGCAGCGAACTCGTGCCAGACCTTGAGTGGACCGACTCCGATCGGCGCGCGGTCGACGTCATACGCGCTCTGGCCATGGACGCGGTGGAGAAGGCCGGGTCGGGACACCCGGGTACCGCGATGAGCCTGGCCCCCGCCGCGTACCTGCTGTTCCAGCGCGTGCTTCGCCATGATCCCACCGACCCGGGCTGGGTGGGCCGCGACCGCTTCGTGCTGTCGGCCGGGCACTCCAGCCTCACCCTGTACATCCAGCTCTTCCTGTCCGGCTACGGCCTGACCGTGGAGGACCTGGCCGGGCTGCGCCAGTGGGACAGCCTGACCCCCGGCCACCCCGAGCACGGCCACACGCTGGGCGTGGAGACGACGACGGGCCCGCTCGGGCAGGGCATCGGCAACGCCGTCGGCATGGCCATGGCCCAGCGCCGCGAGCGCGGCCTGTTCGACCCGGGCGCCGCGCCGGGCGAGAGCCCCTTCGACCACCACATCTGGTGCATCGCCTCCGACGGCGACATCGAGGAGGGCATCAGCCACGAGGTCAGCGCGCTGGCGGCCCACCAGAAGCTCGGCAACCTCAACGTCATCTACGACGCCAACCACATCTCGATCGAGGACGACACGGCGATCTCGCTGTCGGAGGACGTCGCCGCGCGGTACGAGGCGTACGGCTGGCACGTGATCAGCGTGGACTGGACCGAGACCGGCGAGTACGTCGAGAACGTCGACAAGCTGTACGAGGCCTACCGCGCCGCCGTCGCCGAGACCGACCGGCCGACGCTGATCAAGCTGCGCACGATCATCGGCTGGCCGGCGCCGAACAAGCAGAACACCGGCAAGATCCACGGCGCGGCCATCGGCGCCGAGGAGGTCGCCGCCACCAAGGAGATCCTGGGCCTGGACCCGGCGAAGAACTTCCAGGTGCCCGAGGAGGTCCTCGGCCACGCGCGCGAGGTCGCCGAGCGCGGCCGGGCCGCGCACGCGCGGTGGAACGAGGAGTACGAGCGCTGGCGGGCCGCCAACCCCGACAACGCCGCCCTGTTCGACCGGATCAGCGTGCGCAGGCTGCCCGCGGGCTGGGAGGAGGCCCTGCCGGTCTTCGAGCCGGGCAAGGCCATGGCGACCCGCAAGGCGTCGGGCACGGTGCTGAACGCGCTGGCCCCGGTGCTGCCGGAGCTGTGGGGCGGCTCGGCGGACCTGGCCGAGTCCAACAACACGACCATGGAGGGCGAGCCGTCCTTCATCCCCGAGGAGTACCAGACCAAGCTGTTCCCGGGGAACCGCTACGGCCGCACGCTGCACTTCGGCATCCGCGAGCACGGCATGGGCGCCATCCTCAACGGCATCGCCCTGCACGACGGCACCCGGCCCTACGGCGGCACGTTCCTGGTCTTCAGCGACTACATGCGCCCCGCGGTGCGCCTGGCCGCGCTGATGGGCCTGCCGGTCACCTACGTCTGGACGCACGACTCGATCGGCCTCGGCGAGGACGGCCCCACCCACCAGCCGGTGGAGCACCTGTGGGCGCTGCGCGCCATCCCGGGCCTGGACGTGGTGCGGCCCGCCGACGCCAACGAGACCTCGGCGGCGTGGAAGGCCGTGCTGGAGCACACCGACCGCCCGGCGGCGCTGGCGCTGAGCCGGCAGAACCTCCCCGTCTACGAGGGCACCCGCGACTTCGAGAAGGTCGCCAAGGGCGCCTACATCCTGGAGGAGGCCTCCACCGGGCAGCCGAAGGTGGTCATCATCGGCACGGGCAGCGAGGTCGAGCTGGCCATCGGCGCGCGCCGGATCCTGGAGGACGAGGGCATCCCGGCCCGCGTGGTCTCGATGCCGTGCGTGGAGTGGTTCAACGCCCAGGACGACGCCTACAAGCAGCTCGTGCTGCCCCCGTCGGTGCGCGCGCGGGTCGCGGTGGAGGCGGGAATCGCGCTCGGCTGGCGGCAGTTCGTAGGTGAGGAGGGAGAGGTCGTGAGCCTTGAGCACTTCGGCGCGTCGGCGCCGTACAAGACGCTGTACGAGCAGTTCGGCCTCACCGCCGAGCGTGTGGCGACCGCCGCCAAGGGCAGCCTCGCCAAGACCGGGGCCGACAAGGGCCAGACGACCGGAAACTAG
- a CDS encoding heme o synthase — protein MLTTKPPAVPLAGARRTPLAVVRAYVALTKPRIIELLLITTLPVMFLAARGFPPLWTAVATLVFGTLSAGSANVLNCYIDRDIDATMRRTRRRPLAMAAVAPRNALIFGVVLGVLSTLGLAVTVNALAAGLSLAAILFYVFVYSMLLKRRTSQNVVWGGIAGCMPVLIGWAGITGRVDWAPVVLFGVVFFWTPPHTWTLAMRYREDYAAAAVPMLPVVATERRVARECVAYTWATVACSLLLWPIAGTTPVYGVVAAVLGAVCLWEVYRLLGRVNAGKTGVALRPMRFFHWSNAYLALLFLAVAVDSLL, from the coding sequence GTGCTCACGACCAAGCCGCCGGCCGTTCCGCTCGCCGGCGCGCGCAGAACGCCGCTCGCGGTCGTGCGCGCGTACGTCGCGCTGACCAAGCCGCGCATCATCGAGCTGCTGCTGATCACGACGCTGCCGGTGATGTTCCTCGCAGCCCGGGGCTTCCCGCCCCTGTGGACGGCCGTCGCCACGCTGGTCTTCGGCACGCTGTCCGCGGGCAGCGCCAACGTCCTCAACTGCTACATCGACCGCGACATCGACGCGACCATGCGCCGCACCCGGCGGCGCCCGCTGGCGATGGCCGCGGTCGCGCCGCGGAACGCGCTGATCTTCGGCGTCGTGCTCGGCGTGCTGTCGACCCTCGGGCTGGCGGTCACGGTGAACGCCCTCGCGGCCGGGCTGTCCCTGGCGGCGATCCTGTTCTACGTCTTCGTGTACTCGATGCTGCTCAAGCGCCGCACCTCCCAGAACGTCGTCTGGGGCGGCATCGCGGGCTGCATGCCCGTGCTGATCGGCTGGGCGGGCATCACCGGGCGCGTCGACTGGGCGCCGGTCGTGCTGTTCGGCGTGGTGTTCTTCTGGACGCCCCCGCACACCTGGACGCTCGCCATGCGCTACCGCGAGGACTACGCCGCCGCCGCGGTCCCCATGCTGCCGGTGGTCGCCACCGAGCGGCGCGTGGCCCGGGAGTGCGTCGCCTACACCTGGGCGACGGTGGCCTGCTCGCTGCTGCTCTGGCCGATCGCGGGCACGACCCCGGTGTACGGCGTGGTCGCGGCCGTGCTCGGCGCGGTGTGCCTGTGGGAGGTCTACCGGCTGCTCGGCAGGGTCAACGCCGGCAAGACCGGCGTCGCCCTGCGGCCCATGCGCTTCTTCCACTGGTCCAACGCCTACCTGGCCCTGCTGTTCCTGGCCGTGGCGGTCGACTCCCTGCTGTGA
- a CDS encoding neutral zinc metallopeptidase, with protein MYHSGGGPDTRGGPRVGRGAKSVLTIAVVSCLAVAATGETGLASTGKTGTGAGTAGTARTASTTSTARTHEVSRSTADDMGQDISTALYVVNRYWSSHWRQFFTGRYTRPTVFGGYARGYRRPPVCGGKRLGYQNAFYCRPGDYIAWDLGLMRDGYASGDAWVYLIIAHEWGHAVQARLNAGLVSRAKELQADCLAGAVLYGAAYDGTLRFESGDVEELSDALTELADETPWTDVGDHGNATQRVSSFTQGARYGVYGCLPSS; from the coding sequence ATCTACCATTCTGGCGGGGGTCCGGATACGAGAGGTGGTCCTCGCGTGGGACGAGGGGCGAAAAGCGTCCTGACGATCGCGGTCGTTTCCTGCCTTGCCGTGGCGGCTACCGGGGAGACCGGCCTGGCCTCCACCGGGAAGACCGGCACCGGAGCGGGCACGGCGGGCACGGCCCGGACGGCGAGCACGACGAGTACGGCAAGAACGCACGAGGTGTCCCGGTCCACGGCGGATGACATGGGGCAGGACATTTCCACCGCCCTGTACGTCGTGAACCGCTACTGGTCCTCCCATTGGCGGCAGTTCTTCACCGGCCGCTACACCCGCCCCACGGTCTTCGGGGGCTACGCGCGCGGCTACCGCAGGCCCCCGGTGTGCGGCGGGAAGCGGCTCGGCTACCAGAACGCCTTCTACTGCCGTCCCGGCGACTACATCGCCTGGGACCTCGGGCTGATGCGCGACGGCTACGCCTCCGGCGACGCCTGGGTGTACCTGATCATCGCCCACGAGTGGGGCCACGCCGTCCAGGCGCGGCTGAACGCGGGGCTGGTCTCCCGTGCCAAGGAACTCCAGGCGGACTGCCTGGCGGGGGCGGTGCTATACGGGGCCGCCTACGACGGGACGCTGCGGTTCGAGTCCGGGGACGTGGAGGAGCTCTCCGACGCGCTGACCGAGCTGGCGGACGAGACCCCGTGGACCGACGTGGGCGACCACGGCAACGCCACCCAGCGGGTCTCCTCCTTCACCCAGGGCGCCAGGTACGGCGTGTACGGCTGCCTGCCCTCCTCCTGA
- a CDS encoding NAD(P)/FAD-dependent oxidoreductase — protein sequence MDGTGGRRLDGTPLAGDFANGGVSFWYRQIGLPARRRALPGGRDYDVAIVGGGYTGMWTAYYLKKAQPDLRIAILEKEFAGFGASGRNGGWLSAEFAGSRERYARARGRQAMIDLQHAMFTAVDEVIAVARAEGIDADVHKGGLMQVATNPAQNRRLHAELAYLRRWGFGEQDARLLTREEQEDRVRIAGAYAAVYSPHCARIQPAKLAVGLARAVEALGVDVFEGTTVREIRPRTAAGRASAVTDRGTVTAEYVIRATEGFTAGIKGQRRQWLPMNSSMIVTEPLGEEVWERVGWRNNELLGDEAHAYCYAQRTADGRIAIGGRGVPYRFGSRTDHRGATQPRTVAALREILTGLFPAASGARVQHAWCGVLGVPRDWCSTVHLDHATGLGWAGGYVGSGVTTTNLAGRTLRDLVLRRDTELTALPWVGRRVRQWEPEPLRWIGVQAIYTLFRAADRHENARMSRTSAYARIAELIAGR from the coding sequence GTGGACGGCACTGGTGGCAGGCGGCTGGACGGCACCCCGCTGGCCGGCGACTTCGCCAACGGCGGGGTCTCGTTCTGGTACCGGCAGATCGGCCTGCCGGCCCGCCGCCGCGCCCTGCCCGGCGGCCGGGACTACGACGTGGCCATCGTCGGCGGCGGCTACACCGGCATGTGGACCGCGTACTACCTGAAGAAGGCGCAGCCGGACCTGCGGATCGCGATCCTGGAGAAGGAGTTCGCCGGGTTCGGCGCCTCCGGCCGCAACGGGGGCTGGCTGTCGGCGGAGTTCGCCGGCTCCCGGGAGCGGTACGCGCGGGCGCGCGGGCGGCAGGCCATGATCGACCTGCAGCACGCCATGTTCACCGCCGTGGACGAGGTGATCGCGGTCGCGCGCGCGGAGGGCATCGACGCCGACGTCCACAAGGGCGGGCTCATGCAGGTCGCCACCAACCCGGCGCAGAACCGCCGCCTGCACGCCGAACTGGCCTACCTGCGCCGGTGGGGCTTCGGCGAGCAGGACGCGCGGCTGCTGACCCGCGAGGAGCAGGAGGACCGCGTCCGGATCGCCGGCGCGTACGCGGCCGTCTACAGCCCGCACTGCGCCCGCATCCAGCCCGCCAAGCTCGCCGTCGGCCTGGCGCGGGCGGTCGAGGCGCTCGGGGTGGACGTCTTCGAGGGCACCACGGTGCGCGAGATCCGCCCGCGGACGGCGGCGGGCCGGGCGAGCGCGGTGACCGACCGCGGGACGGTCACCGCCGAGTACGTGATCCGGGCCACCGAGGGGTTCACCGCGGGCATCAAGGGCCAGCGCCGCCAGTGGCTGCCGATGAACAGCTCGATGATCGTCACCGAGCCGCTGGGCGAGGAGGTGTGGGAGCGCGTCGGCTGGCGGAACAACGAGTTGCTCGGCGACGAGGCGCACGCGTACTGCTACGCGCAGCGGACGGCCGACGGGCGCATCGCCATCGGCGGGCGCGGCGTGCCGTACCGCTTCGGGTCCCGCACCGACCACCGGGGCGCCACCCAGCCGCGGACCGTCGCGGCGCTGCGCGAGATCCTCACGGGCCTGTTCCCGGCCGCGTCCGGGGCGAGGGTCCAGCACGCCTGGTGCGGGGTGCTCGGCGTGCCGCGCGACTGGTGCTCGACCGTCCATCTGGACCACGCGACCGGCCTCGGCTGGGCGGGCGGCTACGTGGGCAGCGGCGTGACGACCACGAACCTGGCCGGGCGCACGCTGCGCGACCTGGTGCTGCGGCGCGACACCGAGCTGACCGCCCTGCCGTGGGTGGGACGCCGGGTGCGGCAGTGGGAGCCGGAGCCGCTGCGCTGGATCGGTGTCCAGGCGATCTACACGCTGTTCCGCGCGGCCGACCGCCACGAGAACGCGCGGATGAGCCGCACCTCGGCCTACGCCCGCATCGCGGAGCTGATCGCGGGCCGCTGA
- a CDS encoding helix-turn-helix domain-containing protein, with translation MGGEDLREAGRGDVVRLGARIRAYRGMRGMSLRDLAARAQASPGFISQLERGLTSASVGMLRRIAGALGLTVAELFSEDDSTAHRVVRRAERPELPAGPGTRKHLVSQRPLQNLEVYSGEFDPGASTGDEPYTHGDAQEILLVLRGTALLWIGPPGAAAAHRLEAGDSAEYRTATPHRLENDGDGPLEVVWMISPPTPS, from the coding sequence GTGGGTGGCGAGGACCTGCGGGAGGCGGGGCGGGGGGATGTCGTCCGGCTGGGGGCGCGGATTCGGGCCTATCGCGGTATGCGGGGCATGTCGTTGCGTGATCTCGCCGCGCGGGCGCAGGCCAGCCCGGGGTTCATCAGTCAGCTCGAACGTGGGCTGACCAGCGCCAGCGTCGGGATGCTGCGGCGGATCGCCGGGGCGCTCGGGCTCACGGTGGCCGAGCTGTTCAGTGAGGACGACTCCACGGCGCACCGGGTCGTGCGCCGGGCCGAGCGGCCGGAGCTGCCGGCCGGGCCGGGCACCCGCAAGCACCTCGTCTCGCAGCGGCCCCTCCAGAACCTGGAGGTCTACAGCGGCGAGTTCGACCCCGGCGCCTCGACCGGGGACGAGCCCTACACCCACGGCGACGCGCAGGAGATCCTGCTGGTGCTGCGCGGCACGGCCCTGTTATGGATCGGCCCGCCCGGCGCGGCGGCGGCGCACCGGCTGGAGGCCGGGGACAGCGCCGAGTACCGGACCGCGACCCCGCACCGCCTGGAGAACGACGGCGACGGGCCGCTGGAAGTGGTGTGGATGATCAGCCCGCCCACCCCGTCCTAG
- a CDS encoding PrsW family intramembrane metalloprotease, translating to MTDRDPRSVLQERPSVGLIFGLVAAGICALVSFSFDVFNGEPVQFFIALTLALAPVPLLLAGLLALDRLEPEPRKDLAFAFLWGAGVAVLIAGVLNSLNLRYLTIATQDPAGARNFVATFLAPVVEETMKGLVLLGLLRWRRQELDGPTDGIIYAGMVGLGFAMSENVSYYIMAQDQHGVQGLAVTVVLRGILSPFAHPLFTSMIGIAVASAAQSRGPARTGVVVLGWIGAIILHGIWNGFTSYGGLPGLSAAYLLLMILFFVELGVVVRDRKRIVGFIQYYLPPYGGLGLVTDVDVYMLSSLQGRRQARQWAKAYGGARGLRAMRDYQVAATELGLLHERGRRGAISRDVFERQREALLACMSAAKAAFPVPERHQDTIARGQAPPGYAPGHDVRHSASPYPPPDGMPGDPRRPA from the coding sequence ATGACAGACCGTGATCCGCGCAGCGTGCTGCAGGAGCGGCCCTCGGTCGGGCTGATCTTCGGGCTTGTCGCGGCCGGCATCTGCGCGCTGGTGTCGTTCTCGTTCGACGTCTTCAACGGCGAGCCCGTGCAGTTCTTCATCGCCCTGACGCTCGCCCTGGCCCCGGTGCCGCTGCTGCTCGCCGGGCTCCTCGCCCTGGACCGCCTGGAGCCGGAACCGCGCAAGGACCTGGCGTTCGCGTTCCTGTGGGGCGCGGGCGTCGCCGTGCTCATCGCCGGCGTCCTCAACAGCCTCAACCTGAGGTACCTCACCATCGCCACCCAGGACCCGGCCGGGGCGCGCAACTTCGTGGCCACCTTCCTCGCCCCCGTCGTCGAGGAGACGATGAAGGGCCTGGTGCTGCTCGGGCTGCTGCGCTGGCGCAGGCAGGAGCTGGACGGCCCCACCGACGGCATCATCTACGCGGGCATGGTCGGCCTCGGCTTCGCCATGAGCGAGAACGTCAGCTACTACATCATGGCCCAGGACCAGCACGGCGTGCAGGGCCTGGCGGTCACCGTGGTGCTGCGCGGCATCCTGTCGCCGTTCGCCCACCCCCTGTTCACCTCGATGATCGGCATCGCGGTCGCCTCGGCGGCGCAGAGCCGCGGGCCGGCGCGCACCGGGGTCGTCGTCCTGGGCTGGATCGGCGCGATCATCCTGCACGGCATCTGGAACGGGTTCACCTCCTACGGCGGCCTGCCCGGCCTGAGCGCGGCCTACCTGCTGCTGATGATCCTGTTCTTCGTCGAGCTCGGCGTCGTCGTCAGGGACCGCAAGCGCATCGTGGGCTTCATCCAGTACTACCTGCCGCCGTACGGGGGCCTCGGCCTGGTCACCGACGTGGACGTGTACATGCTGTCCTCGCTGCAGGGGCGAAGACAGGCGCGGCAGTGGGCCAAGGCGTACGGCGGGGCGCGCGGGCTGCGGGCCATGCGCGACTACCAGGTCGCCGCGACCGAGCTCGGCCTGCTGCACGAGCGCGGCCGGCGCGGCGCGATCTCCAGGGACGTCTTCGAGCGGCAGCGCGAGGCCCTGCTGGCCTGCATGAGCGCGGCCAAGGCGGCGTTCCCCGTCCCGGAGAGACACCAGGACACGATCGCCAGGGGGCAGGCGCCGCCCGGCTACGCCCCGGGGCACGACGTCCGCCACTCGGCCTCGCCCTACCCGCCGCCGGACGGCATGCCGGGCGACCCGCGCCGGCCCGCCTGA
- a CDS encoding SanA/YdcF family protein — protein MPSLSERSRSFPPPRAWWSRRPPRARRRLFLSAVALSLLPFAPMTWAWASALGHHVTAAPGGGWLREVPAAPVALVFGAGLYHGSPSAMLATRLEIAAALYRSGKVRALLLSGDNGRVGYDEPTAMRDYLVARGVPAGVLVLDYAGFDTWDSCVRAREVFGARRATVVTQNFHLPRAVALCRTAGIDAFGVGDDSFPVWPGPTTAYAVREFGATAKGLLDAVVLRSSPVFPGPRETSLDAIVGARS, from the coding sequence GTGCCCAGCCTCTCCGAACGATCACGGTCTTTTCCGCCCCCGCGGGCGTGGTGGTCGCGCCGGCCGCCGCGGGCGCGCCGCCGGCTGTTCCTGTCGGCCGTCGCGCTCAGCCTGCTCCCGTTCGCGCCGATGACCTGGGCGTGGGCGTCCGCGCTCGGCCACCACGTCACGGCGGCCCCTGGGGGCGGGTGGCTGCGCGAGGTGCCCGCCGCCCCGGTGGCGCTGGTGTTCGGCGCGGGCCTGTACCACGGTTCGCCGTCGGCGATGCTGGCCACGCGGCTGGAGATCGCCGCCGCGCTGTACCGGTCAGGCAAGGTGCGGGCGCTGCTGCTGTCCGGCGACAACGGCCGGGTGGGGTACGACGAGCCGACCGCGATGCGCGACTACCTGGTGGCGCGCGGGGTGCCCGCCGGGGTGCTGGTCCTGGACTACGCGGGCTTCGACACCTGGGACTCCTGCGTGCGGGCCCGGGAGGTGTTCGGCGCCCGGCGCGCGACCGTGGTCACGCAGAACTTCCACCTGCCGCGCGCGGTGGCGCTGTGCCGGACGGCGGGAATCGACGCGTTCGGGGTCGGCGACGACTCCTTCCCCGTGTGGCCGGGGCCGACGACCGCGTACGCGGTGCGGGAGTTCGGCGCGACGGCGAAGGGCCTGCTGGACGCGGTGGTGCTGCGGTCCTCGCCGGTCTTCCCCGGCCCGCGCGAGACCTCGCTGGACGCGATCGTCGGCGCGCGATCGTGA